From Desulfuribacillus stibiiarsenatis:
CAAAAAGGCTGTTACTCATCGAAATTTTAATTCGTTGAGCAACAGCCTCATGAAAAATAATTTGTTTAGTTCATTGAATATTACCCGAACAAACCTCTTCTTCTAGGCATTGTAGGTACATATGGATCGTATAACCATTTAAATAATGTTCCTTTTTCCAATGCTTCTTGAGGAGAGAATTGTGGGCAGAAAGGATCAAATGGCATTGGTAGAACAGGATAGATTGGCATTACAGGTGTGACTTGCTGTACATCAGTGAAGCCTTGGATTGCTGCTTGCTCAGTTGTATAGTTATCCATAACGTAACCTCCTTTCTATCGAAGAATATCTTCTGGATTGATATTAGCAGATGTTGTAAAGATTTCCGAACCACGAATCGGTTGACAGAATTGATTCTGATCATGCGGGTTCTGCTTGTAATGTTCTTCTACAATGTATAATGCTTCACGGAAACGTTGTGAGTGAACAACTTCACGCTCACGCAAGAATGAAAGCGCATCGATTACACCACGATCGTCCGTCAATTTGATTAAGTTCTCATATGTTACTCTTGCTTTTTCTTCTGCTGCAATATCTTCTGTTAGATCTGCGATTGGTTCTCCCTTAGCTTGTATATAGGCAGCCGTCCAAGGGTTCCCAGATGCATCTGAATAATAGAGTGCCTTTCCATCTTTACAAGTTTATAAACCAATGTGGCGATAATCTCTAAGTGTGCTAACTCTTCTGCTCATTTATGTTGTATGTAAATAATAAAAAGATACTCTCTGTATTAACTGACTATAAAACATTTCGTATGAATATCTCTTGTATTATATTAATCAATACGGCATCTTTAACCAACGCATTACTTGTGTTCGTTATTAGGATTGCCATTAATCTAAATCCTACTTACTCTCCAATAATATGGATAATGAGAAGCCAAAAATAATAAACAATTCAATAATTTATTGTATATGTTAAAGCGTATTATTTTTCCCCAAGAATCAATTTTCTTAATTGATTCTTAGGATTAGCAGAAGATGTGTAAGTTTCTCATTCACCAACCATATAGTAAAATACCCTTTTCTTTTTGATCCCCTAACCATAGATGGATCGCAAGCTTTGGGAATTGGTCTCCATATGAAACAACGATATCATAATCTGGGGCAGTGTTTGTATCTACTATCATTTTTACTCAATTTCTTATAGCCTGTTCAAATACCCTTATTGTCTGTTTATCTTCAAAGGAGATAAGTGTATAACCTCATTGACGTTACCAACACCATTAGATCGAGAAACCTCAATATTAACAATCTTTTCATCTAATAAAATCATCGTTTCTCCTTGGCTTATACACCCTGCTAGTAGAATAATGCCAAAAAGGAGCAATACTACCTTAATTACTACTCTCATATCAACTAACCCACTTCTGCTTCATTCAAAAAGATTACCTTAATTTAAGAGGACATATCTTTTAAGAATAACTTAAGTGCCTGGCGCTGAATCTTCTTTTCACTGAATCTTCTTTTCACTGAATCTTCTTTTTACATAATTTATTATTCTTTTACAGTTAGATGCAAAATATCTTCTTTTGATAATAATAAATTGTCATTATCTAATATTATTTTGAAATTTTCTCCATTACCAATATAATAAAATACCATTTTATCAAAATGCAGATTGTTCTTTTTGATTTCTTCTAATTTATCGAATACAATTTCGGATAAATTTACAATCGATACAACATCATTACCTAAGATTCGGGTTGATAGTTTTATACCTTCTTCGTTAAATTCTAGTAAATAATAATAGCTTTCATCCCATCCATAAATTCCCAAGCTTCCATTGTAATTTTTTTCTGTTCTTAATTGTTCCATTACATGCTTATTGGTATCAACAAAAATATGTAAACCAGGAAACGAAACTAGTTCATACTCAATAAATATTTTAGATATTAACTGGATCATGTCTCCCTCGATTTCTTTTTTATTAGCAGATTTTTTAAAAGTAAAATCTATTGTAGCTATGGAATCTCTCAATTCCTTTCCAACCATATATACTATTTGCTGCTTCAGCATGTTATCTTGTTTTGATTTATT
This genomic window contains:
- a CDS encoding spore coat associated protein CotJA translates to MDNYTTEQAAIQGFTDVQQVTPVMPIYPVLPMPFDPFCPQFSPQEALEKGTLFKWLYDPYVPTMPRRRGLFG